The region CACGCTTCAGATGGTTCGCGTAGCTGATTCCAGGCCAAAGATCCCCATGACCATACGCATGGTTGGCGATCTTCCACAGCGTGTCGCCGCGCTTGACCCGGTAGCGTTTAAATCTAGGAAACGTCGTCTCGCTCATGGCCGTTCACCATCCGCTTCGCATCATACGCCAACCCCGTCGACAGAAAGATGTGGGGACGCCAACGTGCACGGCATTCGCGCGGATGGCTCGCTTTTTAGTGTCCTTCAGCAATGCCGACCTCGCTTCCACCCGCAGGTGCAAGTCCCGCGGCGCTCCGTTCTTCCCAGCTCTGAAACGGCAGCCCAGTCTCCACCCGTTCCATCGTGATGCAGTCCTCCACCGGGCACACCAGGCTGCATAAATTGCAGCCCACGCACTCATCCTCATCCACTCTTGGAATACGTGCAATCGGTGTTACAGATGAGTTCACGCCCGCGCCGGACAGGTCCAGCTTCGGAATTGGAGTCGTTGTAATGGTCTTGGCGGAGAGGCCCAGCACCATCGCCGGCGTAGGCTTGCCATGCGGATTCGCCTCATGATGGGTGTGGCGAGGATCGGTCCCTGCAGGCACCATCTCCGCCCCACCCTCCGCACGATCCAGATGAATGCACTGGTGCGCTCCATCCCAGCAGGCCGTATAGCAAAGCTGGCAGCCGATGCACTTGTCCGCATGGATCTTCGCCACGATGCGGTAGTTCAGGTTAAGCTGCTTCCACTCGCGGACATTCGGAAGCGAAAGTCCACGGAAGTCCTCGATCGTCTCAAAGCCCTTTGCCGCCATCCACTCCAGCAACCCATCGGCCATGTCTTCGACGATCCGGTATCCATAGTGCATCGCCGCCGTACAGACCTGCACGTTGCCGCAGCCCAGCAGGATGAACTCCGCCGCATCCTTCCAAGTCCCAATCCCGCCGATGCCCGAGAGCGGCAGCATCGCATCTTTGTCCGCCATGATCTGCTGGACCATGTTCAGCGCAATCGGCTTCACCGCCGGCCCGCAGTACCCGCCATGTGAACTCTTCCCATCCACCATCGGACGAGGCTCAAACGTATCCAGATCGATGCCGGTGATGGAGTTGATCGTGTTGATTGCGCTCAACGCATCTGCGCCGCCGCGCTTGGCAGCACGCGCGGGCATACGGATGTCGGAGATGTTCGGCGTCAGCTTCACGATGACCGGCGTGCGCGCACGTTCCTTCACCCAGTACGTGATCTGCTCGGCATACTCCGGCACCTGCCCTACTGCGGATCCCATACCGCGTTCGCTCATCCCATGCGGACAGCCGAAGTTCAGCTCCAGCCCGTCGGCACCGGCATCCTCGGCCTGTGCGACCATGTCATGCCACACCTCGCGCTTGCTTTCGACCATCAACGATGCGATGACGACATGCTTCGGATACCGCCGCTTGACCTCGCTGATCTCGCGCAGGTTCGTCGCAATGGGGCGGTCGCTGATGAGTTCGATATTGTTGAACCCCATCATCCTCTGCCCCGCCCAATCGATGGATGAGTAACGCGAGCTCACATTCGTGATCGGCTCACCGATGGTCTTCCACACCGCCCCGCCCCAGCCCGCGTCGAACGCCCGCATGATCTGCTCGCCGCAGTTGGTCGGCGGCGCGGAGGCCAGCCAGAAGGGGTTCAGGCATTTGATACCGGCGAAGTTACATTCAAGCGTTGGCAGCGGCGGCCTCCTTGCTCTTCAGCATTGCAACGATCCCCATCCCAGCCCTCTTCCCATCCGCAACGGCATCCACGACTTCACGCCCGCCATTCGTACAATCACCGCCCGCAAAGAACTTCGGATTCGTCGTCTGCCCGGTCGTACGTTCAATCAGCACGCGTCCCCGCTCCAGCTTCACACTGCCACCGGCCAGGAATGACGTATGCGTTGCCTGCCCAATTGC is a window of Granulicella tundricola MP5ACTX9 DNA encoding:
- the preA gene encoding NAD-dependent dihydropyrimidine dehydrogenase subunit PreA — encoded protein: MPTLECNFAGIKCLNPFWLASAPPTNCGEQIMRAFDAGWGGAVWKTIGEPITNVSSRYSSIDWAGQRMMGFNNIELISDRPIATNLREISEVKRRYPKHVVIASLMVESKREVWHDMVAQAEDAGADGLELNFGCPHGMSERGMGSAVGQVPEYAEQITYWVKERARTPVIVKLTPNISDIRMPARAAKRGGADALSAINTINSITGIDLDTFEPRPMVDGKSSHGGYCGPAVKPIALNMVQQIMADKDAMLPLSGIGGIGTWKDAAEFILLGCGNVQVCTAAMHYGYRIVEDMADGLLEWMAAKGFETIEDFRGLSLPNVREWKQLNLNYRIVAKIHADKCIGCQLCYTACWDGAHQCIHLDRAEGGAEMVPAGTDPRHTHHEANPHGKPTPAMVLGLSAKTITTTPIPKLDLSGAGVNSSVTPIARIPRVDEDECVGCNLCSLVCPVEDCITMERVETGLPFQSWEERSAAGLAPAGGSEVGIAEGH